The Aspergillus chevalieri M1 DNA, chromosome 5, nearly complete sequence genome includes a region encoding these proteins:
- a CDS encoding uncharacterized protein (COG:S;~EggNog:ENOG410PRD4), with protein sequence MAQRAVGRLFRGQSSGSLRPSVGSFTQRRNYSRDAIPTFPPTSSPELDQSLNRFREELFVPFGLNEQQRRLMFRQKYADILDEEPVTVNIGANDEPFLLRPMDPMMRPANKEAIDTIALMKTPKDFQNLVPFLTGLRMSHRHIKYGRWEWVIRRANQADALGVILECAKQADKTGLYLKRATIVQRLFFELHRKAQRGEFQDPALSKALRLATQAVTLMESPEHTQMDPEEDPKRKPSVVGVLLELHAARALSLLEGKDADGSVRTYALRLLGTWANGNFKNPAKTWPEVDMRLQEIIPIYNGLKLALQVPEIAVDKSLNNELKGRMNELNMTIARSKQMAPENVKQRLEQQPTTGYEQAVLLHQDRT encoded by the exons ATGGCCCAACGAGCCGTTGGCAGGCTCTTCCGCGGCCAGAGTTCCGGCTCTCTGCGTCCATCAGTTGGTTCTTTTACACAAAGGCGCAATTACTCGCGTGATG CAATCCCGACCTTCCCCCCAACATCCTCTCCCGAACTCGACCAATCCCTCAATCGCTTCCGCGAAGAACTCTTCGTTCCCTTCGGCCTAAACGAACAACAGCGCAGACTGATGTTCCGCCAAAAATACGCAGACATCCTGGACGAAGAACCAGTGACCGTGAACATCGGCGCAAACGATGAAcccttcctcctccgacCCATGGACCCCATGATGAGGCCCGCAAATAAAGAAGCTATCGACACAATCGCCCTCATGAAGACGCCCAAGGATTTCCAAAATCTCGTCCCCTTTCTCACGGGTCTCCGCATGTCCCATCGGCACATCAAGTACGGCCGCTGGGAGTGGGTGATACGCCGGGCGAACCAGGCGGATGCGCTGGGTGTGATTCTGGAGTGTGCGAAGCAGGCTGATAAGACCGGGCTTTACTTGAAGAGGGCTACTATTGTTCAGCGGTTGTTCTTCGAGTTGCACCGCAAGGCTCAGCGTGGGGAGTTCCAGGACCCCGCTCTTTCCAAGGCGCTGCGTCTGGCTACCCAGGCCGTTACTCTTATGGAGTCTCCCGAGCACACCCAGATGGACCCCGAGGAGGACCCGAAGCGGAAACCCTCTGTGGTGGGTGTTCTGCTTGAGCTCCACGCTGCCCGCGCTCTGAGCCTGCTCGAAGGAAAGGACGCAGACGGCTCCGTCCGGACATATGCCCTGCGGCTGCTCGGCACCTGGGCCAATGGCAACTTCAAGAATCCCGCCAAGACATGGCCCGAGGTTGATATGAGATTGCAAGAAATTATTCCTATCTACAACGGTTTGAAGCTCGCATTGCAGGTGCCGGAGATTGCAGTAGACAAGTCGTTGAACAATGAGCTGAAGGGCCGCATGAACGAACTGAATATGACGATTGCAAGGAGTAAGCAGATGGCGCCGGAGAATGTCAAGCAAAGGCTCGAGCAGCAGCCGACGACGGGTTATGAGCAGGCCGTGCTTTTACATCAGGATCGAACTTGA
- a CDS encoding uncharacterized protein (COG:S;~EggNog:ENOG410PH6R;~InterPro:IPR000873;~PFAM:PF00501;~TransMembrane:1 (o22-42i)), which yields MASETPLLAKLDALIADVLADWNIYSTVIAGSIVAFLIFSFITSKDPDIHPFLLARQSTETFVRQPGESAPFRSLETPYGFPLRSGLNVRDPGTPKWSAGRKGDLRDVWKTAVRGAVNEDGSLSGKQSKIYTVLGRKAIEHSLDQITQEINVIGHHLQAAHAKTVAVCLTDSVELLASIFAGAFYGFKVVIVPHSLEPQILSTHLQKVQAEALIAEAGALDLSTVAKGNKRLSQVIWVAKLGSRHMDWNEVPADVKDTLSVTVWHELVDEKRDLAGLEVPTYDPKSPSPGVTTVWPSSSSEGKFIDFEPENLVAAIGALNSTLPRTQRFDSNDLVLSIDSLSRSYPLCQVLRALYANASVALNSVAGESVDFALATVGVSPTVIVASSRTMSDYHSKVMKPHTGLISSITHWFQARKLDAGNMPSHGLLNQVGNMGPTSELSFDKLRLICISHRCDADKDIRLTFEQLTDLRIFTGARVVYALTGPGVAGAVAQTNVFDYRRFEGASHFGSPLSSAEILLTSAADDQQDRVVEGQITAAGPAVVSGMTTLPAQGRFRQDNTLELVS from the exons ATGGCTTCGGAAACGCCGTTGTTAGCGAAGCTGGACGCTTTAATAGCCGATGTGCTAGCTGACTGGAATATCTACTCGACCGTGATTGCAGGCAGCATTGTTGCTTTCCTTATCTTCTCGTTTATTACATCGAAAGACCCGGATATccatccatttcttcttgcTCGTCAATCTACTGAAACTTTTGTGCGACAACCTGGGGAATCTGCACCGTTTCGGAGCTTAGAGACACCGTACGGCTTTCCGTTGAGATCCGGTCTTAATGTCAGAGATCCCGGAACCCCGAAATGGAGCGCTGGACGAAAGGGTGATCTGCGGGATGTCTGGAAGACTGCTGTGCGCGGTGCTGTGAACGAAGATGGGTCGCTTTCCGGAAAGCAAAGCAAGATCTATACGGTGCTCGGAAGGAAGGCTATTGAACATTCATTGGACCAAATCACCCAGGAAATCAACGTCATCGGTCACCATCTCCAGGCTGCACATGCGAAAACGGTTGCTGTTTGTTTGACTGACTCGGTCGAGCTTCTGGCTTCTATATTTG CTGGTGCTTTCTATGGCTTCAAAGTCGTCATTGTGCCTCACAGCCTTGAGCCCCAAATCCTGTCGACTCATCTGCAGAAGGTGCAAGCCGAGGCGTTGATCGCTGAGGCTGGCGCCCTTGACCTGTCTACTGTAGCCAAGGGCAACAAGCGGCTCTCTCAAGTAATTTGGGTTGCCAAGCTTGGAAGCCGCCATATGGATTGGAACGAGGTCCCCGCGGATGTCAAAGACACCTTGTCGGTCACTGTCTGGCACGAATTGGTTGATGAGAAGAGGGATCTGGCTGGACTTGAGGTTCCCACCTACGACCCTAAGTCGCCGTCCCCCGGCGTGACTACTGTTTGGCCGTCTTCGTCATCTGAGGGCAAGTTCATTGACTTTGAGCCAGAG AACTTGGTAGCAGCCATCGGTGCGCTTAACTCTACTCTGCCCCGTACCCAACGGTTCGACTCCAACGACTTGGTCCTGTCCATCGACTCCCTTTCTCGGTCTTACCCGCTGTGCCAAGTTTTAAGGGCACTCTACGCCAATGCATCGGTTGCGCTCAACTCCGTTGCAGGTGAAAGCGTCGACTTCGCCCTGGCTACCGTCGGAGTGTCCCCTACCGTCATCGTCGCCTCGTCCCGCACCATGTCCGACTACCACAGCAAGGTCATGAAGCCGCACACCGGCCTCATTTCCTCGATCACTCACTGGTTCCAAGCCCGGAAGTTGGATGCCGGAAACATGCCCTCCCACGGTCTTCTCAACCAGGTTGGCAACATGGGTCCTACCTCGGAACTTTCTTTCGACAAGTTGCGCTTGATTTGCATCTCACACCGCTGTGACGCGGACAAGGATATCCGTTTGACCTTCGAACAATTGACTGACCTTAGGATTTTCACTGGTGCTCGTGTCGTGTACGCCCTGACCGGTCCTGGCGTTGCTGGTGCAGTCGCTCAGACCAACGTCTTTGACTACAGACGCTTTGAAGGAGCTAGCCACTTCGGAAGCCCGTTGAGCAGTGCTGAGATTCTCCTGACTAGCGCTGCTGACGATCAGCAGGACAGGGTCGTTGAGGGACAG ATTACGGCCGCTGGCCCCGCTGTCGTTTCTGGGATGACCACTCTTCCCGCTCAGGGACGATTCCGTCAAGATAACACACTCGAGTTGGTCTCTTAA
- a CDS encoding uncharacterized protein (COG:S;~EggNog:ENOG410PNM2;~InterPro:IPR012578;~PFAM:PF08058;~TransMembrane:2 (i54-71o91-111i)) yields the protein MASQSLPSTPRPGSTPIPTPDESRTPGKWRHPHLNEIVRRQNAATFGDHNVRRLIWNGAALLATWVFGGPFKSYASGLRIFSDSPTYPELSLLGLQLFFVLNIFVALYPLFRPKDDLVDIPLTPTQRSLLGLNPSASHHASPGTTYVTPPRYRVSASRTASPAGRSASPLSAGASFSASAQGTSSGPTFSPSTSPLLYKAVSNGGRESTRRPSFSSSLGLGSSGFGASGLNTSGFSASGLGASGFGASGFDSSFGSSSPFGRSSLRESTFGPPATPSPIGGKRVNVGLSNKWLYERSRRLSTSNGAL from the exons ATGGCCTCGCAATCTCTTCCCTCGACCCCTCGACCAGGATCGACTCCTATTCCTACGCCGGACGAATCTCGCACTCCAGGCAAATGGCGCCATCCACATCTCAATGAAATTGTGCGGCGTCAAAACGCGGctacttttggcgatcataaTGTGAGAAGGCTTATTTGGAATGGAGCAGCTTTGCTTGCAACCTGGGTTTTTGGGGGCCCTTTCAAGTCATA TGCATCTGGTCTACGCATTTTCAGCGACAGTCCCACTTACCCAGAACTCTCGTTGCTGGGCTTGCAGCTCTTCTTCGTTCTGAACATCTTTGTTGCATTATACCCCCTCTTCCGACCGAAGGATGACCTCGTCGATATTCCTCTTACCCCCACACAACGCTCACTCCTGGGACTGAATCCTTCCGCTTCGCATCATGCGTCACCGGGAACTACTTACGTTACCCCACCGAGATACCGCGTTTCTGCATCGCGCACGGCGAGCCCAGCTGGCAGAAGTGCGTCACCATTGTCGGCGGGTGCGAGCTTTTCGGCTTCGGCACAAGGAACTTCGTCGGGGCCGACATTTTCGCCTTCAACGAGCCCGTTACTCTACAAGGCAGTGTCGAATGGTGGCAGGGAGAGCACACGGAGGCCAAGCTTCAGTTCCTCACTCGGGCTTGGATCATCGGGATTTGGCGCCTCCGGATTGAATACCTCTGGGTTCAGTGCTTCAGGGCTTGGTGCCTCCGGGTTTGGTGCCTCCGGTTTTGATTCCTCGTTCGGCTCATCGTCTCCTTTCGGTCGGAGCTCTCTGAGAGAGTCGACTTTTGGACCTCCCGCAACCCCATCACCGATTGGGGGCAAGCGCGTGAATGTCGGCTTGAGCAACAAATGGTTGTATGAGAGGAGTAGGCGGCTGTCGACCAGCAACGGGGCGCTGTGA